Genomic segment of Cryptosporangium aurantiacum:
ACGCTTCGTTGGCCTGCGCTGCGGCGTCCCCCCGCTGCGGGGGAGCGTCGACCTCGCCGCGCCACGCGCCGGTCGAGGAGCCGCGCTCCTCGATGAACGTCTTGAAGCGCTCCAGGTCACCCTTCACCCGGTGCGAGACGACACCGAGCGCGTCGCCGGCCTTCTCCACCGCACCGCTCGGGTGGAAATCGAGCTGCAGCATGATCCGCGTGTTCTCGTCGTCCAAGCGGTGGAACGTCACGACGCCGGCCTGTTCCTCGCCGTCCGTGCTCTTCCACGCGACCCGCTCGTCGGGACGCTGCTCGGTGATCTCGGCGTCGAACTCGCGGTGAACGCCCGCGATGTTCGTCCGCCAGTGGGTGTGGACGTCGTCGATCTGCCGGATGTCCTCGACGCCCTCCATGAACTGCGGGAACGTCTCGAACTGCGTCCACTGGTCGTAAGCCGTGCGGACCGGCACATGGACGTCGATCGATCGCTCGATGGTGCTCACTCTTCCTCCTCACGAGAACGGCCGGCGCGCTGATCGGCGCCTCGACCGCCCGGGTCGGTCGGAAAGGTCCGGCGGTGGACCCGCCGTGGGCCCGCTGCTGGACCCGGAACGTGCAGGCCTCACGGGCCCGATCGGGGCGGACGCCGGACGTCGTCGCATCCGTGCGCTCTCCGGTTGTCGGCGCGGAACCGCGCCCGAAAATCGGCCACCGGGAGGCGCTCGGTCTGCACCCCGCCCCGGCGAATTCGTCTCCGCCTCACCGCTGGCCAGCGATAACGCCGACGCGTCAACTGGTGGGGCCACAGCACCCATACCCGGCCCCGGCGGCCTCACACACCTGAATTCGGGCGTTTCGTTGGGTGTCTCCCGGAGAATCGCGCGGGCACGACGCTGTGACGTTCCGGGTCTACCGTGAGTGCTGTGAAGCCTCGGGTGACGAGTGCGGCACACCGGTCCCCGAAATGTGGACGAGACCGGGCCGACGGGGCTTAGCGTAGGGAGAGGAGCGGGATTCCCACTCGAGGCCGCTCCGGGAAGGCAGCTGCTTCATGAGGATCGCGATGGTGTCGGCACCCACGAACCTGCCCAGCGCGCTCGCTGCCGCGCTGGCCGAGCGGGGACACGAGGTGGTGGTGCACACCAGGCGCGTCGATCCGGATGCCCCGGAGCGGCAGCGGTTGCCGTCCGGGGTCGTCGTGCAGCAGATCGTGGCCGGCCCGGTGCGGCCGATCGTCGAGCAAGAGCTCGCCCCGTGGCTCGGGGAGTTCGGGCGGGCGCTGGCCGCCGCCTGGCGCGACGACCGCCCGGACGTCGTGCACGCGTTCTCCTGGGCCTCCGGCCTGGCGGCATCCGCCGCCCGCCAGCAACTCCGCGAGAGCACGTTGATCCGCAACGGCGCGGCGGCCGCGCCGTTGCCGGTCGTCCTGACGTTCACGGCGTTCGGCGCCGAGCAGCACCGCCGTCAGGGACCGGTCGACCCGGGCCTGGCCAATCGGATCCGGCTGGAGGTCGCGCTGGCCCGTTCGGTCGCCGCGGTGATCGCCGGCAGCGACGACGAGGTGGAGGAACTGGCCCGGATGGGCGTGCCGCGGGAGCGCGTCACGCTGGTGCCCCCGGGCGTCGACGTCAGCCGGTTCACGCCGTACGGCCCGTCCGCCGAACGTACGGACGCGCCGCGGCTCGTCGCGGTGGGCGATCTGACCCCCTCCAGCGGCTTCGACACCGTGATCGCGGCCCTCCGTGGGCTGCCCGGCGTCGAACTCGTGATCGCCGGTACGACGTCGGGAGACGCGTCGGAGGAGCTCGAGCGGCTGCGGGCCGGTGCCGAGCAGCTCGAACTCGCCGACCGGGTCACGTTCGCGCACTCCGCCGTGCGGGATCCCGCGGCGCGGTCGGCGCTGCTGCGGTCGGCCGACGCGGTGGTCTGCGTACCGTGGCACGGGCCGGTCGGTGCCGGCCCGGTGCTGGAGGCGATGGCGTGCGGCATCCCGGTCGTGGCGACCGCGGTCGGAGCGGTGTCCGACGTCGTCGTGGACGGCGTCACCGGGGTCCAGGCGCCGCCCCGCCGTCCCGACCAGCTCGCGACCGTGATCCGCGGGCTGCTCGGTGACCCGGTGCGCTGCCTCGGATTCGGCGCGGCGGGCGCTGACCGGGCCCGATCACGCTACGAGTGGGCGCGGATCGCCGTCGATGCGGAACGGGCGTACCGCGCGTTGGTGCCCGCGGCGTTGCCCGCCGTGGACGACGAGCTGATCCACTCGAACGAGTAGCCTCACCAGGCGTCGAGCGGGTCGCTGACCGTCGTGAACGCGGTCACCAGCCCGGTGATCTCCAGCGGACGCAGCACGCTCGGCCCGTCGGCGACCAGCCGCAGCTGGACCTGTTGGTCCGCGCAGCGACGGGCCAGCGCGATCAACGCGCTCAGCCCGCTGGAACCCAGGAAGCGGACCGGCCGGAGATCGACCAGCAGACGGCTGCACCCGCGGTCGAGTTCGTCGTCGACCACGGAGATCAGGGTCGGCGCGGTCAGCATGTCGAGCTCGCCGTCGACGCGCACGGTGGTGAGACCGGTCGCTTCACGCGCAGTGGCGACGGTCAGGGTCTCTTGGACGGGTGAGCCGGCGCTCTCAGCAACAGTGCGTACTTCCACGCCGCTCTCGATCACCGTCCACTGGGCTTCAGGTGCGGTCATGGCTGCTCCCTCGCTGAACGCCGCGCTGGGCGCGCGTCGAGGCGTACGGAACCCGAAGTGGCTGGCTGCTCAACCGCTCGATCCCGTCCAGGGTACGTGCGGCAGCGTCCGGAGAACAGGGTGGACCGGACAAGACGGGAAATCTGGGTTGCCCCCAAGTGTCCGGCACGGGCGAACTGGACCGATTAGGCGCGACACGCATTGACAACCGTCACCCCGGGTATGGGAGGGCATACCAATCGCCCGATCGGCGTACCTGACGAATTGCCGATCGGGAGGTCCGGAGCACAGCCGAGGGGGTAGTCGGATGACCGCGATATCCGCAGGCGGGGCGCGCAGCGGGGGCGCACGCGGGCGTCAGGCGGACTCGCCCAGCCAGATTCCTGCGCGGGGCTGGAAAGACGTACTGGTCCGTACGGTCCGTGAGTTCAAGGAGGATCAGATCTCGACCGCGGCCGCGGCTGCGGCTTTCTACGCCTGGCTGGCGTTGATCCCGGCCGCGATCGGCGCGATCACCGTGTACGGGCTGGTCGCCAGCCCGGACCAGATCGCCACCCAGATCGACGAGCTCACCGCCAGCCTGTCCGCGGACGTGAAGTCGGTGATCACCGACCCGATCACCGCGGCCACCAGCGCGAGCGGCAAGGGCCTGTCGATCGGTCTGATCATCTCGCTCGCCGCGGTGCTCTGGAGCGCCTCGGGCGGCATGAACGGGATGATCCAGGCGGTCAATACGGCCTACGACGAGAAGGACGAGCGCAACTTCGTCAAGAAGCGCGGTCTGGCGATCGTCCTGACGCTCGGCGCGATCGTGGCGTTCGTCGTCGCGATCCTGCTCGTCGCCGTGCTGCCGCCCGCGCTCGACGCGCTCAAGCTCGGCGGATTCGCCAGCGCTGCGGTCAACGTCGGCCGCTGGGTGCTGCTCGCCGTGCTGATGATGTTCGGGCTCGGCCTGCTCTACCGCTACGCCCCGGACCGCGACAACCCGAAGTTCCGCTGGGTCTCCTGGGGCGCGGTGGTCGCCACCGTGCTCTGGCTGATCGCGTCCGCGGGCTTCTCGTTCTACGTCAACAACTTCGGTAGCTACAACAAGACGTACGGCGCCCTCGCCGGCGTCATCGTCCTCAACCTCTGGCTCTACATCTCCTGCATGGCGATCCTGTTCGGCGCCGAGCTGAACGCCGAGCTGGAGGCCCAGACGAAGCGCGACAGCACCACCGGCGCGGAGAAACCCCTCGGCCGCCGCGGTGCCCGCAAGGCCGACGAGGTCGGACCGAGCACCGAAGGCTCACTCACCTAGCCGTACCAAGAACAGGAAGGGAGTCCCATGGCCACCCAGACCGGACCCGCGCCGACGCCTTCTCCGGGGCGCTTCAACACCGCGGACGCGTCGACCGCCGAGCTCGTCACCCGCCTCGCCGACCAGGTCACCACTTTGGTGCGCGACGAACTGAAGCTGGCGCAGCTGGAACTGACCCAGAAGGGCAAGAAGGCCGGCATCGGCGCAGGCATGTTCGGCGGCGCCGGTGTGGTGGCGCTGTACGGCGTCGGCGCGCTGGTCACCGCCGCGATCGCCGCGCTCGCGCTCGCCCTGCCCGTGTGGGCGTCCGCGCTGATCGTCGCGGTGGTGCTGTTCGCCGTCGCCGGCGTCCTGGCGCTCACCGGCAAGAAGGAGCTCCAGCAGGCCACCCCGCCGGTCCCGGAGGAGGCGGTCGGCGGGGTCAAGCAGGACATCAACACGGTGAAGGAGCGTGCACACCGATGAGTTCGGACGACGCGAAGAAGGGCTCGACCGCCGTCGAGCCCACGAAGGATCCCGACGCGCTGCGCGCCGAGATCGCCGAGATTCGCGCGGAGCTGGGTGACACCGTCGAGGCCCTCGCGGCGAAGGCCGACGTCAAGGCGCAGGCCCAGGCGAAGGTCGAGCAGACGAAGGACCAGCTACGGGAGAAGGCCGTGCACGCCAAGGAGCAGATCGGCCACACCGCCGGCTCGCTCAGGGCCAAGGCGACCGACCGCACCGTGCAGCTGCGCGAGCGGCCCGAGGTGAGCCGGGCGAAGGACACGCTGTCCCGGTACGCGCCGTGGCCGCAGGTCGCCGCCGGTGCCGCGGCGACGCTGGTCGTCCTCGTGCTGGGCGGCCGGAAGGTGCGGGCCCGCCGGGCGTCCTCGACGCGGCGCACGCTGCGGAAGGTGGGTCGCCGATGAAGGGGTCCGCGCTCGCGTACCGGCCGATCGGACTGGCCGGCGGTATGGCCGGCGGTCTGCTGGCCGGAATCATCTTCAAGCAGGTGTGGAAGAAGGTGTCCGGGGAGGACGACGCGCCGGGCGCCACCCAGAGCGAGTACTCGTGGAGCGAGGTCCTGCTCGCCGCCGCGCTGCAGGGAGCGATCTACGCCGTGGTCAAGGCCGCCATCGACCGGGCCGGAGCGCAGGCGTGGGCCAAGTCCACCGGCTCCTGGCCCGGCGACTGAGGACCGGCCGCTGCATGGTCCATAATGGAGCCCTGCGCCCGATCGGGTGCAGGGCTCCAGGTCGTCTCCATCGGTCCAGATCCGATCGGAGATTTGAACGCCCGTGACCCGGGTAGTTGGAGGTCCGTCCCCGTCGGGGAATTGCATTTACTGGGGAGCGTGCAACGTGTCAGAGATCGCAGACGTCGGTCGGCAGGGTTCTTTCGGTCTGTGGACCGCCGGGTTGTGGCGTCGGGCATTCCGAGTGGCCGCTGCCTCCGCGGCGTGGGCCCGCGCCGAACGGCACGCGTTCCTCGCCCCGCCCGCGGTCGGCGCGTTCCACGGCGAACCGACCCGCGACGACGGTTACCTCACGATGATGCGCTCCACCTGGGGACGGCCCTGAGCACCGGCACGACGCCCCCTGCGGGTTCGGCCCTAGTCGGTGCGGAGGCGTAACGCGCGGCCTTCGGCGGCGGAGCGGGTGAGCGCGCAGGCCAGCCGGTGGGTGCGCACCGCTTGGGCGTAGTCGGCGAGCACGCCGACGCGCGCTTCGGGGCGCCGGATCGCGTCCACGAACGCCCGGTCGGCCGCGCGGTAGGACGTCTCCGCGTCGACCGCGTGCCACTCCGAGCGGTCGCCCACCCGGATCTCGCAGCCGTCCTCGGTGATCGTCACGCTGGCACCGTCGGCGAAGATCTCCAGCCCGGCCCGGCGGCGTCCGGTGAACCGGCAGGTGGTGGCGAGCGTCGCGACTGCTCCGGACGCGAACCGCAGGGTCGCCGCGGTCACCCCGTCGATATCGGCGTCCGCGACGCCCGGCGGTGGGGTACCGTCTCCGGCCGCGTAGACCTCGACCACCTCGCCGGCGAGCGCCCGCAGCAGGTCGAGCAGGTGGACGACCTGCTCGACGATCGGCCCTCCGGAGCGGTCGCGCCGTCCCCACCAGCCGGCGGTGTCGACGCTGTCCAGCCACGAGCCGGTCACCAGCCGGATCGGCCGCCCGGCCAGCACGGCACCGGCGCGCCGCACCGCCGCGGAGTACCGCCAGTGGTGACCGACGGCCGTGACGACACCGGCCGACGCGACCCGCCTGGCCAGCAGGTCCGGGACCTCCCGGTCCACCCCGAGCGGCGTCTCGACGAAGATCGGCAGCCCGGCGTCGAGAAGTTCCTCCTCGATCGGGCCGTGGGCGAACGGCGGCACGCAGACGAACACCGCGTCCGGCCGCAGCGCCAGCAACGCACCGACGGTCGGGGCGACCGTGGCGTCACAATCGGCGGCCAGCCTGGCGGCGGCGGCGAGGTCACAATCGGTGACGCCGACGATCGACACGTCGTGGAATCGAGCCAAGGTCGACGCATGCCGGGCCGCTGCTCGGCCGGCGCCGACCAGCCCGATCCGACACCGCGTCACCGCCACCTGACCCCCTTCGGTCACTCGCGCCGCGGTGGCGGCCCGGACTGACCCGGCGACGCGAACCTCCTGCTGCGACATCTCCGCTCATTGTCCACCAGATGGGGGCCTCGCCGGAGCCGTCTGCAGCACTGCGGACCGGACAGGTTTCCGTGCCCGGCTGGTGGACATCACCGAACCGTGACCACCAACGACCAGAACCCCGGCGGAACGGGTCTGACGACCGCCGACACCGAGGGAGAGAACCGCTGATGACCGACGTGTTACCGACCGTACGGGCGGCAGCGTCGCGGGTGGCCGAGCGGTACGCGCGTTCGGCGGACGACGATCGTCCGCTACGCGGGTATCTCACGCTGATGGGCCTCTACGGCGGCACCGTGGCCGGCCTGACCGGGCTGGCCGCCGTCCTCGGACGCAAGCCACCGCAGAAGGTGTCCGCGGGCGACGTCGCCCTGCTCACCGCCGCGACGTACAAGCTGAGCCGCATCCTCACCAAGGACGCGATCACCAGCCCGCTGCGCGCCCCGTTCACCCAGTACTCCGCGTCCGCAGGGGAAGGCGAGGTGAACGAGGAGCCGGTGGCGCACGACCCGTATCGCCACGCGGCCGGTGAGCTCGTCAACTGTCCGTTCTGCACGTCGATGTGGGTGGCGACCGGGTTGGCTGCCGGGCTCGTGCTGGCACCCGGCTTCACGCGGGTGGCAGCGACCGCGCTGACCGCGGTGGCCGGGTCGGACCTGCTGCAGTTCGCCTTCACCGCGGTGCGCGAAAAGGTGGAGTGACCGATCAGAGCGCGTGGAGGTAGGCGCTGAAACCGTGTGGGGCGCGGGCCGTGCGGCGGGCGCTGGTCACGACCCGAACGGCGGTGCTGCGGACGACGTGCATCCCGGCGTCGACCGCGGCCCGCACCAGCGCCTGGTCCTCACCGACCGACGACGGCCGGAAGCCGCCTGCCCGCAAGTAGGCGGCGCCGGTCAGCCCCAGGTTCGCCCCGTGGACGTGCAGGTGCTGGGCCGGGCCGATGCCCCGGTGGTACGCGGCCCGGAACGCGGTGGCGGTCGCCGCGGGCCACTCCGTCCAGTCGTCCACGCCGACGATGCCGGTGACGACGTCCGCGCCGGCTGCGGCGAACCGGAGCTGCTGCATCAGCCAGTCCGGCGCCACCCGGGTGTCGGCGTCCGTGCACGCCAGCCAGGTGCGGCCGGCCGGGGCGTCGGCCAGCGCCGCCGCCGCACCGGCGGCGCGCGCCCGGCCGACGTTGCGGGCCTCGACCGCGAGCGTGCGTACCCCGGCCTCGGCCGCCACCCGCGCCGATCCGTCCCGGCACGCGTCCAGTACGACCAGGACGTCGACCGGCAATGGTGCGTGGCTCGCGGCCTCGCGCACAGCGTCCAAACAGGCAGGTAGCAGTTGTTCTTCGTCGTGAGCGGGAATGACGACGGCGATTCGCGTCAGCACAGGCCCTCGCGGGCAGCGACCGACCGCGCGGCCGGGGGCACCCGGGCGTAGACCTCGAGCCGGAAGTCGGCCTCGACGTGCGCGATCGTGCGGTCCAGCTCCGGACGCCCGGCGAACGCCGCGTGCACGGTGTCGCCGTCGAGCGGATAGTCGTCGACCGGATGGCGCCAATGCACGAGCACCAGGTCGCCGCCGGGTTCCAGCGACGCGGTCGTCGCGGCCACGAGCCGGTCGAGCGCCGCCCGGTCGAGGTAGTACCCGACCTCGGACAGCACGACGAGGTCGAACCGCTCGTCCGGCCACTCGTCCGGGATCCGGAGGCGTGCGACGCGCGCGCCGGCGGTGCCAGCCAGCCGGGAGCGGGTCGCCGTGACCGCCGCGTCCGCGACGTCGGTGGACAGCAACGCGTCGCACCGGGTGGCCAGCTGCGCCGACAGGACGCCGATCGAGCAGCCGGGCTCGAACCCGGACCGATAGCGGCGCCGGGGGAGCGCGGCGAGCGTCAGCGCGTACTTGCGCTGCTCGTACCAGCGCGAACGGAAGCCCCAGGGGTCGTCGTCGGCGGCGTACATCCGGTCGAAGTACTCGCTCGGAAGGCTCAACGGAAGAAAACCTCGACGCTGCGGTCGAAGCGGGCCAGGACGTCCGGCGGCAGGATCGGTGCGTCCTCCGGACGGGGACCCAGCGGCCGGATCTGGGTGACGAACGCGTCGAGCGCGTGCCGCTTCGCCGCCCGTTCGGCGTCGCTCAGCGGCAGCCGAGAGCAGCGGTCCCACGGGACGCGCGGGTCGGCGGGGCGGGCCCAGTGCCAGGTCCAGATCGGGTACTCGACCAGGCGCGCACCGGTGGTCGCGCAGGCCGCGGCGGCGGCTCGCCCGACCGCTTCGTGGTCGGGATGCCCGTCACCGCGCCAGCTGGCGAGGCACCAGCGGCCCGGGGTCAGGAGGCGCGTCAGCGCGTCGGCCAGCGTGGCCTCGTCGACGCCGCCGTCCGGGTGACCGAGCCGGTGGATGACCGGCGCGGATAGGCCGAGCCGGCGCAGGGCCTCGTCGGTCTCGGCCCGGCGGAGCGCGGCCAGCTCGTCCGGGCGGTGGACCGTGCTGTGCGGGTGCGACGCCTCGCCGTCGGTGACCGCGACGATCTCGGCACCCGGTCCGTCGGCGAGGCGAGCCAGCAGACCACCGGCGCCCAGCACCTCGTCGTCCGGATGCGGGGCCACGACGAGCGGCGGTGTGTCCGGCAGTTCCAACTCGGGCCCGGAGAGCTCCCAGGTACGCCACTCCTCCTCGGCGGTCCCGGCACCCGTGATCAGCGGCGTCACCAGTCGGCTCCGGCGGCGAGGAGGTCGGCGCCGAGGTCGGCGAGATCCCGCTCGGCGTGGCTCTGCCGCAGGTAGACCGCGAGATCGGCGGTGCGGCGGGCGTGGGCGGCGTCCTGGCAGAGCGGGCGGGCGCCGAGGGCGCGTCCGACGCGGTCGAGCGTCGTCGTCGCGGCGGCCTCGACGGCGGCGCGGACCCGGCGGACCGGAAGACGCAGCGCGGTTGTGGTGAAGTCGGCGTCGATCCGGGTCGCGACCTGGTCGAGCAGGGCCGAGGCGCTGCGGAGTGCGGTGTCCACTGCACCCAGATGCGCCAGCGCGTGCGGATCCGTGGGGCGGGCGTCCACCAGACGCTCGGCGATCGCCACCGCGACGCCGTACCAGCAGGCCGCCACGCCCGCGCCGCCCGCCCAGAACCCCGGCCGGTTCACGTAGTCACCGACACCGCCGACCGGTTCGCCGCGCGCCCGGGTGAAGCGGACGGTCCGGCTGTCGCTGCCCGCCATGCCCACGGCGGGCCAGGTCTCGTCCAGCGGCGTGACCGCCGGCGGGTCGACATCGACCGCGAACAGCCGGACACCCTCGTCGGTGGACGCGGTCACCAGCGCGCGGGCGCAGCAGCCGGCTCCCGAGCACCACGGCCGGTCGCCGGAGAGCAACCAGTCGCCGCCCTCCCGGGTCGCCACGAGCGAGTCCGGCGCCGCGGCCCACACACCCCAGGCTGCATCACCGGGATCGGGGCCCCCGAGTTCGGCGAGGATCGCGACCGCGTCGGCATGGCCCTCGGCGAGCCGGGCCAGCACCGCGTCGGCATGCCCGATACCGGCCAGCGCCGCGAACCGGGTCGCGGTCCGGCCGGATCCTGGTAACGGCAGGTCGAGTAGACCGGCTTTGTGCGCCATGAGAAACGCGTCGGCCGGGTGCGCGTCGGTCAGCTCCGTGGACAGGGCGAACTCGGGCCGCATGGGCTACCCACCTGCTTCCGGGTCAGCCCTGCCCTGTCAGGAGCCGGGCGTCACGTCGGCCGGCCGGGAAGCCGGT
This window contains:
- a CDS encoding SRPBCC family protein, whose product is MSTIERSIDVHVPVRTAYDQWTQFETFPQFMEGVEDIRQIDDVHTHWRTNIAGVHREFDAEITEQRPDERVAWKSTDGEEQAGVVTFHRLDDENTRIMLQLDFHPSGAVEKAGDALGVVSHRVKGDLERFKTFIEERGSSTGAWRGEVDAPPQRGDAAAQANEASSAGGYWTPRTEEDPNAMAHGVPPMPSGPASDPLSSRSAMSTEDAQRAFDEGRPAGPLP
- a CDS encoding glycosyltransferase, giving the protein MRIAMVSAPTNLPSALAAALAERGHEVVVHTRRVDPDAPERQRLPSGVVVQQIVAGPVRPIVEQELAPWLGEFGRALAAAWRDDRPDVVHAFSWASGLAASAARQQLRESTLIRNGAAAAPLPVVLTFTAFGAEQHRRQGPVDPGLANRIRLEVALARSVAAVIAGSDDEVEELARMGVPRERVTLVPPGVDVSRFTPYGPSAERTDAPRLVAVGDLTPSSGFDTVIAALRGLPGVELVIAGTTSGDASEELERLRAGAEQLELADRVTFAHSAVRDPAARSALLRSADAVVCVPWHGPVGAGPVLEAMACGIPVVATAVGAVSDVVVDGVTGVQAPPRRPDQLATVIRGLLGDPVRCLGFGAAGADRARSRYEWARIAVDAERAYRALVPAALPAVDDELIHSNE
- a CDS encoding STAS domain-containing protein; the encoded protein is MTAPEAQWTVIESGVEVRTVAESAGSPVQETLTVATAREATGLTTVRVDGELDMLTAPTLISVVDDELDRGCSRLLVDLRPVRFLGSSGLSALIALARRCADQQVQLRLVADGPSVLRPLEITGLVTAFTTVSDPLDAW
- a CDS encoding YihY/virulence factor BrkB family protein, giving the protein MTAISAGGARSGGARGRQADSPSQIPARGWKDVLVRTVREFKEDQISTAAAAAAFYAWLALIPAAIGAITVYGLVASPDQIATQIDELTASLSADVKSVITDPITAATSASGKGLSIGLIISLAAVLWSASGGMNGMIQAVNTAYDEKDERNFVKKRGLAIVLTLGAIVAFVVAILLVAVLPPALDALKLGGFASAAVNVGRWVLLAVLMMFGLGLLYRYAPDRDNPKFRWVSWGAVVATVLWLIASAGFSFYVNNFGSYNKTYGALAGVIVLNLWLYISCMAILFGAELNAELEAQTKRDSTTGAEKPLGRRGARKADEVGPSTEGSLT
- a CDS encoding phage holin family protein, giving the protein MATQTGPAPTPSPGRFNTADASTAELVTRLADQVTTLVRDELKLAQLELTQKGKKAGIGAGMFGGAGVVALYGVGALVTAAIAALALALPVWASALIVAVVLFAVAGVLALTGKKELQQATPPVPEEAVGGVKQDINTVKERAHR
- a CDS encoding DUF3618 domain-containing protein, with product MSSDDAKKGSTAVEPTKDPDALRAEIAEIRAELGDTVEALAAKADVKAQAQAKVEQTKDQLREKAVHAKEQIGHTAGSLRAKATDRTVQLRERPEVSRAKDTLSRYAPWPQVAAGAAATLVVLVLGGRKVRARRASSTRRTLRKVGRR
- a CDS encoding DUF4235 domain-containing protein: MKGSALAYRPIGLAGGMAGGLLAGIIFKQVWKKVSGEDDAPGATQSEYSWSEVLLAAALQGAIYAVVKAAIDRAGAQAWAKSTGSWPGD
- a CDS encoding Gfo/Idh/MocA family protein, translating into MSQQEVRVAGSVRAATAARVTEGGQVAVTRCRIGLVGAGRAAARHASTLARFHDVSIVGVTDCDLAAAARLAADCDATVAPTVGALLALRPDAVFVCVPPFAHGPIEEELLDAGLPIFVETPLGVDREVPDLLARRVASAGVVTAVGHHWRYSAAVRRAGAVLAGRPIRLVTGSWLDSVDTAGWWGRRDRSGGPIVEQVVHLLDLLRALAGEVVEVYAAGDGTPPPGVADADIDGVTAATLRFASGAVATLATTCRFTGRRRAGLEIFADGASVTITEDGCEIRVGDRSEWHAVDAETSYRAADRAFVDAIRRPEARVGVLADYAQAVRTHRLACALTRSAAEGRALRLRTD
- a CDS encoding DUF1360 domain-containing protein, yielding MTDVLPTVRAAASRVAERYARSADDDRPLRGYLTLMGLYGGTVAGLTGLAAVLGRKPPQKVSAGDVALLTAATYKLSRILTKDAITSPLRAPFTQYSASAGEGEVNEEPVAHDPYRHAAGELVNCPFCTSMWVATGLAAGLVLAPGFTRVAATALTAVAGSDLLQFAFTAVREKVE
- a CDS encoding glycosyltransferase codes for the protein MLTRIAVVIPAHDEEQLLPACLDAVREAASHAPLPVDVLVVLDACRDGSARVAAEAGVRTLAVEARNVGRARAAGAAAALADAPAGRTWLACTDADTRVAPDWLMQQLRFAAAGADVVTGIVGVDDWTEWPAATATAFRAAYHRGIGPAQHLHVHGANLGLTGAAYLRAGGFRPSSVGEDQALVRAAVDAGMHVVRSTAVRVVTSARRTARAPHGFSAYLHAL
- a CDS encoding SAM-dependent methyltransferase is translated as MSLPSEYFDRMYAADDDPWGFRSRWYEQRKYALTLAALPRRRYRSGFEPGCSIGVLSAQLATRCDALLSTDVADAAVTATRSRLAGTAGARVARLRIPDEWPDERFDLVVLSEVGYYLDRAALDRLVAATTASLEPGGDLVLVHWRHPVDDYPLDGDTVHAAFAGRPELDRTIAHVEADFRLEVYARVPPAARSVAAREGLC
- a CDS encoding PIG-L family deacetylase produces the protein MVTPLITGAGTAEEEWRTWELSGPELELPDTPPLVVAPHPDDEVLGAGGLLARLADGPGAEIVAVTDGEASHPHSTVHRPDELAALRRAETDEALRRLGLSAPVIHRLGHPDGGVDEATLADALTRLLTPGRWCLASWRGDGHPDHEAVGRAAAAACATTGARLVEYPIWTWHWARPADPRVPWDRCSRLPLSDAERAAKRHALDAFVTQIRPLGPRPEDAPILPPDVLARFDRSVEVFFR
- a CDS encoding acyl-CoA dehydrogenase family protein, whose product is MAHKAGLLDLPLPGSGRTATRFAALAGIGHADAVLARLAEGHADAVAILAELGGPDPGDAAWGVWAAAPDSLVATREGGDWLLSGDRPWCSGAGCCARALVTASTDEGVRLFAVDVDPPAVTPLDETWPAVGMAGSDSRTVRFTRARGEPVGGVGDYVNRPGFWAGGAGVAACWYGVAVAIAERLVDARPTDPHALAHLGAVDTALRSASALLDQVATRIDADFTTTALRLPVRRVRAAVEAAATTTLDRVGRALGARPLCQDAAHARRTADLAVYLRQSHAERDLADLGADLLAAGADW